The DNA region GACGTTCGTGCCGCCGCCGGACGCGGTGTGGCGGCCGTTCGCAGGGCGGTCGCTGCCGGGCTCGGCGCCGGTGGTCGGGCACGGCGACACCGCGCCGTGGAACGTCGTCGCGCGCGGCGGCGTGCCGGTGGCGTTCGTGGACTGGGAGACGGCCGGGCCGTTCGACGCGCTGTGGGAGCTGGCGCACACCGCCTGGCTGAACGCCTACCTCCACGACGACGACGTCGCCGAGCGCGACGGGCTGCCGGACGTCGCGACGCGCGGCGCCGTGCTGCGCGCGATCGCCGACGGGTACGGCCTGCCGCGCGCCGACCGCGCGACGCTGGTCGAGCGGATGGTCGAGTACGCCGTCCACTCGGCGCGCGAGGACGCCGTGGAGGGGCTGGCCGCCGGTGCCGTCTGGCGGGTGCGCAGCGCGGCCTGGATGCTGCGGCACCGGGCGGCGTTGCTGCGGGCGGTGGGCGCGTGAGCGGCGTGCAGGGGGAACGGTTCGCGGCACAGCTGCTCACCGGCGAGCCCGCGACCGACCCGGTCGCCGTCGCCGAACGCGTGCTCGCCGTCCAGGGGCAGGACCCGCGCGGGTTCCGCCTCGCGGTGCGGGCGCGGACGCGGGGGCTCACCGCGCGCGACGTCGACGCGGCGCTGGACGCCGGCACGCTCGTCGTCTCCTGGCTCAACCGCGGCACGCTGCACCTCGTTCGCGCCGCCGACTACTGGCGGCTGTTCGCGCTCACCACGCCGCAGATCCACACCGCGGTGCACCGCCGGCTCGCGCAGGAGGGCGTCACCGACCCGGACCGCGCCGTCGCCGCCGTCGCACGCGCCGTCGCGGGCGGCCCGCGCACCCGCGCCGAGCTGGCCGAGGCGGTGGCAAGCGCCGGGGTGCGCACGGAGGGGCAGGCGCTGATCCAGGTGCTCGCGCTGGCGGCGTTGCGCGGGGTGGTCGTCCGCGGGCCGGTGCGCGGGAAGCAGCACGCCTACGTGCCCGCCCGCGACTGGCTCGGCGCGCCCCCGCCGACGCCGGACCGCGACGCGGACCTGGCCTGGCTGGCCCGCCGGTACCTCGCGGGCCACGGCCCCGCCTCCGACCGCGACCTCGCCAAGTGGGCCGGGCTGCCGCTGCGCGACGCCCGCCGCGCCCTCGCCGCGGTCGCCGATGACCTCGCCGCCCGCGCCGACGGTCTCGCCGCGCTCCGCGACGCCGCCCGGCCGGCGGGGGTGCCGCCGCCGCGGCTGCTCGGCTCGTTCGACCCGGTGCTGCACGGCTGGGCGTCGCGCGAGCCGGTGCTGGGGGAGCACGACGGGGCGGTGGTGGGCGGCGGGATGTTCCGGCCGTTCGCGCTGGTGCGCGGGCGCGGCGTCGCGACCTGGCGGTACGACCGCGGCACGGTGAGCGTCGAGCCGTTCGCCGCCTTGTCCGCGCGCGACCGCGCGGCGCTGGACCGCGACGCCGAGGACGTGCGCCGCTACCTCGGCTGAGCGATCTCCACCTCGCCGCGCGCCGTCGCCACCGCGACCGCGACCAGCCCCGGCGGCCCGTCCACGAACCGCAACGGCAGGTCGTGCGGCCCCAGCCACTCCGCGTACTCCTCCGGCGAGCCCGCGACGTTGATCCGCGTGACCTCGCCCGGCGCCGACTCGTGGCCGGCGAGCGCGTACCCCTCGTGCCAGCGGCCGACCCGCGCGTCCTCGTCCCCGCCGTACGCGATGAAGAACGGCAGGTGGTCCGGCCCGCTCGCGCTCGCCCAGCCGAGCGTGCCGCGCTCGGCCTCCGTCGCCCCCTGGAACACCTTGAGACCGAGCCGCCGCGCGACCGCCTCCAGGTCCGCGACGCGGACGCACCAGGCGATCGGCCCGCCGCCGGCGTCGCGCAGCGCGAGCACCCGCTGCCCCAGCGGCGTCGACGCCGCCACGTCCTCGTCCTCGACGTCGAGCAGCTCCAGGTACGACGGCGGCGCCAGCGGCACCGGCCACGACCGGGC from Mycobacteriales bacterium includes:
- a CDS encoding VOC family protein; translation: MLAFDHATFITPDAAATAAAWRERHGIGTRRNGYLPHLGARSWPVPLAPPSYLELLDVEDEDVAASTPLGQRVLALRDAGGGPIAWCVRVADLEAVARRLGLKVFQGATEAERGTLGWASASGPDHLPFFIAYGGDEDARVGRWHEGYALAGHESAPGEVTRINVAGSPEEYAEWLGPHDLPLRFVDGPPGLVAVAVATARGEVEIAQPR
- a CDS encoding phosphotransferase produces the protein MRRSGDVVLRPARPWSRAVVALLRHLEEVGYAGAPRVVGDGFAADGREALAWVPGTTDHAGVWSPEGGAALGALLRGLHDATATFVPPPDAVWRPFAGRSLPGSAPVVGHGDTAPWNVVARGGVPVAFVDWETAGPFDALWELAHTAWLNAYLHDDDVAERDGLPDVATRGAVLRAIADGYGLPRADRATLVERMVEYAVHSAREDAVEGLAAGAVWRVRSAAWMLRHRAALLRAVGA
- a CDS encoding winged helix DNA-binding domain-containing protein; its protein translation is MSGVQGERFAAQLLTGEPATDPVAVAERVLAVQGQDPRGFRLAVRARTRGLTARDVDAALDAGTLVVSWLNRGTLHLVRAADYWRLFALTTPQIHTAVHRRLAQEGVTDPDRAVAAVARAVAGGPRTRAELAEAVASAGVRTEGQALIQVLALAALRGVVVRGPVRGKQHAYVPARDWLGAPPPTPDRDADLAWLARRYLAGHGPASDRDLAKWAGLPLRDARRALAAVADDLAARADGLAALRDAARPAGVPPPRLLGSFDPVLHGWASREPVLGEHDGAVVGGGMFRPFALVRGRGVATWRYDRGTVSVEPFAALSARDRAALDRDAEDVRRYLG